The DNA region AGGGAATTGATTATTCAACAGAAAAAATCCAGGATGCCATCCGGAGTGCGACGATTACGAAAGTGCACTTGGATGGAAAAGAAATCTTTATAAAAAATAAATCTGACGACGTATTTTCCGATATTTTAAAGGCATTTGGGCTAGAAGATATCCCCGCATATGGGGTTAAAGATAAAAGGACGAAAACATATCTACATACCAAAAAATAAAGAACTCCCCAAAAAACGCGATCATGACGCTGTTTTCGGGGAGTTTTTGTTTCTGGAACTGTAAAAGTCGGGTGGAGGGGATTTTTCTTTGGCAAAATGCCAGAACCCGCCTGTGGAATTTTCGTGACGGTTGGGTTTTACCGGAAAAACGACGGCCTGCGGCCGATCCTTCGGCTCCGCGGGCCGTTCGTTTTAAAGCAGAAAAACCTTTTCCGGTTCCGGTTCAGGGATTGATCACCCGTCGGGATTGGTTTATCCAAGACCTCTCGGGGCGCGGCCCCCGCTTTTAAGGCAGGTCCGATAAAATGCCATCAGGTAAAAGGACCGCTTGCCCTGGAAGGGAACCGACAGTTCCTAAAAAGTTTTTTCTCGAATCATCCCCTTCGGACGCGTATGGCCGGATGCGCACGCAGGACCGGCCTGCGGACCGGACCCATGCGGGACAACCCCGCCGGCCCTCTCCGGCCATTGAAAAAGACCGGATATCAACTGCCGTCAATTGTCAAGCAAAAGGAACGCCCCATTTCGGTCTTCGGCGATGCGCTTCACGTATCCCGTCGGACCGGTTGTCAAGGAAACGGAGGGCGACGGCTATTCCACGATCGGATTTTTGTTTTCATCCAAGGTAAATCCTTCCCCGAGGACCTCGTGGACGGAAGTTACCGAAACGAAGGCGTGGGGGTCGACGGACAGGATCAAATTTTTCAGCATGACGATCTCGTTTCTCCCGACGACACAATATAAAACGTTTCGTTTCTGCTTCGAATAGAACCCTTCCCCGCGCAGGACGGTGACGCCCCGGTTCATCTCCTTGACGATCCTTTCCCCGATCTCTTCGTATTTCTCCGAGATGATCATGACCCCCCTGGCGCTGTAGGCCACTTCCTGAATGAAGTCGATGACCCGCGCCCCGACGAATACCGTGATGATGGTATACATCCCTTCCCGGTAGGAAAGGTAGGTAAGGATCGATACGGTTATGACGCAAACGTCGAAGATGAACATCGTCCTGCCCATGGACCAGCCGAAATATTTCTTGGCGATGCGGGCGATGATATCCACGCCGCCCGTCGTCCCCCCGTACCGGAAGATGATGCCGAGGCCCGTCCCAATAAAGGCCCCCGCGAACAGGGCGGCCAGCATCAGGTCATGGCGCAGGGGGATGGGGATTTGGTACCGCTGGAAGACCTCCAAAAAAAGCGAAACGGCCAGGGTGCCGATGATCGTATAAAAAAAGGTGTTTTTCCCGAGAAGTTTCCAGCCGATGATGAATAGGGGGATATTTAATAGAAGATTGACAACGGCGGGATTAAAATGAAATAAAAAATACAAGAGCAGGGTGATCCCGGTGAATCCCCCTTCGGCCAAATTGTTCTGCATATTGAAATGGACGATGCCAAAGGAAAAAATGGCAGCGCCGAGAAAGATGAACAGGATGTTTTTCCATTTCAGCTGAAGCGGCATAGAGAAATCCCTTCCCTGTCTCTTTTTCCTTTACACAATCGAATTCATTATACATAATGGGTATAATGGAGGCAACAGAAAAAGCGCCTGCCGGACCGCCGGCGGCCGGGGCGGACGCCCGTTTACAGAATTTGCCGCAAACGCCGGAAACCGGTCTTGGCAACGGGCCGTCCCCTTATATTAAAATAAAACCAAGGGACATCCGAAGCGAGGAGTGAAGAAATTGCCGGAAAAAACGATGAAGGAACTGCAGCAGGACGTCCATGCCTATATCAGCCAATTCAAGGAGGGCTATTTTTCCCCCCTGGCCATGCTCGCCCGCCTGACGGAAGAACTGGGGGAACTGGCGCGGGA from Caldibacillus debilis DSM 16016 includes:
- a CDS encoding YitT family protein, giving the protein MPLQLKWKNILFIFLGAAIFSFGIVHFNMQNNLAEGGFTGITLLLYFLFHFNPAVVNLLLNIPLFIIGWKLLGKNTFFYTIIGTLAVSLFLEVFQRYQIPIPLRHDLMLAALFAGAFIGTGLGIIFRYGGTTGGVDIIARIAKKYFGWSMGRTMFIFDVCVITVSILTYLSYREGMYTIITVFVGARVIDFIQEVAYSARGVMIISEKYEEIGERIVKEMNRGVTVLRGEGFYSKQKRNVLYCVVGRNEIVMLKNLILSVDPHAFVSVTSVHEVLGEGFTLDENKNPIVE